The Elgaria multicarinata webbii isolate HBS135686 ecotype San Diego chromosome 1, rElgMul1.1.pri, whole genome shotgun sequence genome has a window encoding:
- the AZI2 gene encoding 5-azacytidine-induced protein 2 → MDELAEDDIDILNHEKADTHHKQDGEIPVPVYTGEESVASHFALVTAYEDIKKRLKETERENSLLKKRVRLLEEKFLGSHLEEGTSSVGREQVNKAYQAYREACIERDNLKSKLDKMMKENTESLKILNEQLQSKEVELLQLRTEVETQQVMKSLNSNPSNWEIDKLNNALKVHSLEQDLEKLREECNDLRKELQTSIQKVESQEGTLRNGEFVPQQNIHSENVQQAYWELKREMSNLHLVTEVQAEMLRKLKLIPSATKKESSCTAVQCIEDLESDTTNLHFAASGATYKKRLLPPSDQVFSNAVSSPSCTDERLCVSPFQEHNSYGKSSLEDNSWVFPSPPKPSETMFWEMRNRVSHLNFPENNLDQCNQNCLHKS, encoded by the exons ATGGATGAATTAGCCGAAGATGACATTGATATTTTGAACCATGAAAAAGCAGACACTCATCATAAACAAGATGGAGAAATTCCTGTTCCAGTGTATACAGGTGAAGAGTCTGTTGCTTCACATTTTGCACTTGTCACTGCTTATGAAGATATCAAAAAACGactgaaagagactgaaagagaGAACTCACTTTTAAAGAAAAGAGTAAGACTGTTAGAAGAAAAG TTTCTTGGCTCCCACCTGGAAGAAGGAACCAGCTCAGTTGGTCGTGAGCAGGTTAACAAAGCTTATCAAGCTTATCGTGAAGCTTGTATTGAACGAGATAATCTGAAAAGCAAACTGGATAAAATG ATGAAAGAGAACACTGAATCCCTGAAAATCTTGAATGAGCAGTTGCAGTCTAAAGAAGTGGAGCTCCTACAACTAAGAACTGAAGTGGAAACTCAACAAG TGATGAAGAGTCTGAATTCAAACCCTTCTAACTGGGAAATAGACAAGCTGAATAATGCCCTGAAAGTGCACAGTTTGGAGCAGGATTTGGAGAAGCTGAGGGAAGAATGCAATGATCTTAGAAAAGAATTGCAGACATCTATACAGAAG gttGAATCCCAGGAAGGAACTTTAAGAAATGGAGAGTTTGTCCCACAGCAGAATATTCATAG tGAAAACGTTCAGCAAGCATATTGGGAATTGAAGAGGGAGATGTCTAACCTGCATCTGGTGACAGAAGTGCAAGCTGAAATGCTGaggaaactgaaactgatcccatcTGCAACCAAGAAAG AGTCATCCTGTACTGCTGTTCAGTGTATTGAAGACCTTGAAAGCGACACCACAAATCTACATTTTGCAGCTTCTGGAGCAACATACAAGAAGAGGCTACTTCCACCAAGTGACCAAGTTTTCAGCAATGCTGTGTCTTCCCCATCATGTACTGATGAGAGACTTTGTGTCTCTCCATTTCAGGAACATAACTCCTACGGAAAGAGCTCTCTGGAAGATAATTCTTGGGTCTTCCCAAGCCCTCCAAAGCCTAGTGAGACGATGTTTTGGGAAATGAGAAACAGAGTGTCTCACTTAAACTTTCCAGAAAACAATTTAGATCAGTGTAACCAAAATTGCCTGCACAAGAGCTAA